The stretch of DNA GAATGAAACTTAAATGCATCAGTGAAACACATTCACATAGTTACCACTTGCATGGTGGTGCACATTTTAGGACTTATGTCGGTAAAGATTTTGCAGCTAGggttctttcttcttttgtcaGCTTTGACCCATAACAAACAAGGCAGGCATTGCATCCTAGCAAACAAAGCCTCACCACTGGAGACCAGTTTTAACTTGTAGCCAAATTCTTATGTACCTACATTTTGCATTCTAAATACTtcatttcctgttttccttaACATTCTGCATTGTTACCAGTGTTATTATTGTCAGAAccaactgttttattttctgaactGAAAACTTCTTAgaatatatacttttttttttcaagaaaaccTTAAGTTCTAAGAGCTATAATgacaaaaaaagaagtaataTGAAAATCATACAAATTTCTGATTTCAGCTCTTGAATCCTCGAGCAGACTCTGTCCATATTTAGGAAGCACAAGATCAGGTGATCTCACTTCTAAACCTTGAAATCTCATTCCTGAATACAAAAGCAAAGATAAATTTTTGACTTGTTGAATGAGAAAGCTCTTAACAAGAGCTGTTGTGCTATCTTAATACAGCACAAATAATTGCAACTTCTATATAGATGtcaaaagaagtatttttacaACAAAATCACATAGAAATAATCATAATATGCACAACATAAGCTGCTGTAAAATCTGAAGGATGAGTGATGCCAAACAGTGTTAAAGCAAACTGTTAAAAACATGTCCTGAAAGATTTTGAGAAGACTTTACTTTCAAAGAGAACAGAGATCGTgtcttcaaagaaaataaatatcagtATTATTAGACAGGAACATGAACTTATAATCACTTTTTCTCAtcattttctctgcaaaatcGCAAGAGACATTCACCCAGACATGCAATTGTTAGGACTGTATTTTAGTAGCAGTGCAGATAATTTCATTGTGTTGTTTAGAAGCATCCTAAGCCGATGGTAAAGAAAAGAAGTGAGAAATTAATTAAGGAAGAGTTATTACTTTAGGAGCAAATGCAATGGTTTCTCCACATTTTTCTCCTACTCTTAGCAAGAAGAAATTATCCAAGTTTTGTGGTGGGACCaaatacatttcatttcaaagacAGCATTAAGGCAGCCATTCCTCAGTCCTCAGAACTGCATAACTTAGGTTTAAGGTACAATGATGCCAGCAGTTTCCCAAAATGCCTGAAAAACTTACCTACTATGCTGCATTAACTTGACCTATTTAGAATTTTGATCTTTACGTGTTTTTTCAAGGTACTGGTAATTGcgatatagatatagatatacaGATATAGATGCGCAGGTGTGTGTATACGCTTagaagtttggttttttttgtttacttttgttcaACTCAAGGTACTTCTTACATGACTGCACTCAAAGAAAGCAAGTATCTCCAGAACATCCATACCTGATTAGCTTTCCATGGTATTTTTAAATCAGCCAAACAAAAAGCAGATACAGGAAGCTCTAATTATTATTTGTAGAGTTTTCTTGTCTCTTAACACCTTAGAGACAGCTAAACTATCCTCATTTTTTCcaggcattttatttttcaataattGCTCTGCATATTTTCTGATCTGCactaaaaatgttttgaaattcaGAATCATGGTTTCAAGTGCAATGAAAGAGCCAGCTGTTTTAATAAATTATACCCTTCTTGGTGTGCTCTGGCATGCCAGCAGTCTCACTCTCTTTTTTGAGACCAGTGTTCACACGAGATTGAACGGAGCTGTACGGACAAGGCCTATGGCCTTGAatctggagctgctgtttaGTTGAAATGAGTTTGTTGCGGAGgctctcattttgtttctcaagCTCACAGACTTTTTCTCGCAAATGCTCAATCAtttcttccagctccagagcCTGACCCAGCCGCTTGGGTCCAGAGCCAGCCTGgtcacattttcttttatcaTTAACGAGCCGTATTAACTTGGTGGTCATTCTGGGGAAAACAAttcacaaaaaagaaaaataatgtgaaaagTTAGCATAAAAAGTATTCCGTTGAAAGGAACATAACCACTGTGGAGACGTCAGCATAGGACCTTGATAATAAATTTCAAGTTTTGATATAACTATTGTTGCCTGGGACAAACTCCTTGAAGATAACTGATACCAGTGAGCAGCAACCTGCATTATAGCACTGACGAATAACAGTTTCCTAAGGCTAATCATTTAAGGTTAGTGAAGGAAGGACACCTTTACATTGTATTTTTACCTAAGTGGACTAAGTACACCCACCTGGTGTAAGTGGATCATGAGTGGTATTTCCTGTGCACAGAAACATAGGAACTGCCATTTGAAATAATGAAACAATTAATTTCATCTACAATCTTGTATTTGACAACAACCTGACAGAAAAGATGGAACTTATGTAATGCTGGTCAACTGGACAGTGGCTCACTGAATACTGagtcaaaataaaataatgttttgtattttaaagtatGAAATAGGCACTATTTTCAACTACCCTTTGATGAATTCATTAGCTCcttgtgggaatccataaaatcagagggttttgggaaagctgcaaaaagcaggcatcagagacagcagaactatgattagagctaagcagtcACCGTAAGTTTGGtcaacagaaaaattatgtaagaagtagaaaaggacgaatagaacaatggtctgtgtattaacgcttgtctagaataactccctaagtTGCAGAAAAGTGTATCTAGCAAGATATTTggaagttctaagcttaataatggtGGTCTGTGCATTGTGctttaaggcttacaagcaggtattggatttgaaataagcaagcattgttttaaccaaagctacatgtgcttatagtggttggatggaactactgtcaatatgcttttgcttaGTGTCATTGGTCAAAAAAGTTTTAAAGTATGTTGTAACActaagttcttggtctgctgcctgggatgtgagctgatggcatcttcccattgtcataaccatgtaatgagactgatactggaaaataaaacagctcaagacacgttcccagcagtcctgtcctgtcTGTGATTTGTACATAGCCCCCGGCTGGCGATAGCTCCTCACCAGAAACTGGCTTAGATGCAGAAAGGCTTTGTTAACAATTAGCACAATGCAAACACAGAGTCACAGCATTCAGCCTTTCTGCAATATCGTAATGCTACAAACAGCTCTTCACAGTCCAGATCAGTTTGCCACCACACTAAGTCCTGGCAAAGATTAGCACACAAATCCTAGCATACTGAGTTTAATAATCAGCCTAAAGTTGCTTGTATATTTGTGGGTAAACTGGGTACTGTGCTCCCCATGCTATTTGGGACTTCTTCCCTGAAGTTATCTATTACGTTTAATATGCACATGTTTCATGGTGTCAGTGGCTGGAGACAGGGACAACACACATCCTGACGTCGATGTAGCAAAAGAGCGTGTTTATTCCTCAAGCCCCTCTTTATAAAGGGGTTTGAAAAACCCAGTCTGGAGAGCTCATTGGTCTGATCTTTGACACCGCCCAAGCTCCTGGACCAGTGAGACATCTGCAGCTTAGGATGGAATGTATTGGCTGAGGTTCCTGTCAGTCAACCCAGGGGCCAGGTTTATGGAGCCGGCAGGGCTTCTTATCTATAGCCAAATTAACTGCCCAGTACAAGCCAGCTTGTACTGTGACATAGTGTGACAGCTTGTCGTGGTTTGACCGgaaatgggacatctgggatatgTTGTTTTTGCTGTAGTCACCAATGGGTGGTCGGATTTTAAGATGAGCACCTGGTTTGACCAGTGGGGTATTGTATCCGCCTCTTGAGACTACAAAcccaaggagttaaaagcagggctcttgtCCTTCAGAGCCCTCTTGGGATTTCCGGCGTGAAGGAATTGGGTCTTCCTCCCCtggcccagttgctggctgggctgggggaggggaaagccacgTGGCCCATCTACGGTAGACCCGGATTCGGTGGAAGGGTGGGGGAGCATCGAGCGACCTGTTTattcccccccccctttttggAGATGGAGagaatgcagcctgtgctgttactttgaaacttgatatcatgtgctggcagcacggctgagaggagaaggggggggcAGCGAGCAGCCCAGCCACCTGGGAGAGCTTTTAACCCTTGTGGATAGTGAGATCTTCACGGAACATtacctttccta from Ammospiza nelsoni isolate bAmmNel1 chromosome 15, bAmmNel1.pri, whole genome shotgun sequence encodes:
- the RPGRIP1L gene encoding protein fantom isoform X4, translated to MPVSADETVGNLAVRDTVLTPAGIEGLQESSSTQNVKARQVISRISREELEDRFLRLRDDHILLKQYANKQEEKIKRMTTKLIRLVNDKRKCDQAGSGPKRLGQALELEEMIEHLREKVCELEKQNESLRNKLISTKQQLQIQGHRPCPYSSVQSRVNTGLKKESETAGMPEHTKKGMRFQGLEVRSPDLVLPKYGQSLLEDSRAEIRNLYDFHITSFFVIIALRT